The following proteins are encoded in a genomic region of Thioclava nitratireducens:
- a CDS encoding ABC transporter permease, giving the protein MNRDRWKTIAGVLARQGILVAFALFLIGFSIFSDRFLSPENLFSVIRSSAIIGVMALGVTVVVIGGNLDLSVGSMLSFSTVLVVDLHDKIGPAPAIGVMLVATLALGAVNGLLVGVARLNSLIVTLGMLSAIQGLTLIYSGGKNVDIVNQDQTWFKIFGRGSIFDIPTPIVIFGICAIVLHLTMAYTPFGRRIYATGGNATAAVFSGVRRSRVVFLTYLISATGVAIAAIILGSRVMGSQNNVGQGYELQVLAGVILGGTSLLGGSGTIWKTVIGVLILGFIQNGLLLMGFEYYVQWLVTWVVIILAVWLDIAAKRGRLLSPIA; this is encoded by the coding sequence ATGAACCGAGACAGGTGGAAAACGATCGCCGGCGTGCTGGCGCGGCAGGGCATCCTGGTGGCCTTCGCTCTGTTCCTGATCGGATTCTCGATCTTTTCGGATCGGTTCCTGTCGCCGGAGAACCTCTTCTCGGTGATACGCTCCTCGGCGATCATCGGGGTCATGGCGCTAGGCGTGACGGTGGTGGTGATCGGCGGCAATCTCGATCTGTCGGTGGGCTCGATGCTGTCCTTCTCGACCGTCCTGGTGGTCGATCTGCATGACAAGATCGGCCCGGCACCGGCGATTGGTGTGATGCTGGTCGCCACTCTGGCGCTCGGCGCGGTGAACGGTTTGCTCGTCGGCGTCGCGCGGCTGAATTCGCTGATCGTGACCCTCGGTATGCTCTCGGCGATACAGGGCCTCACGCTGATTTATTCGGGCGGCAAGAACGTCGATATCGTCAATCAGGATCAGACCTGGTTCAAGATTTTCGGGCGCGGCTCGATCTTCGACATCCCGACGCCCATCGTGATCTTCGGGATCTGCGCGATCGTGCTGCACCTGACGATGGCCTACACCCCCTTCGGACGGCGCATCTACGCCACTGGCGGCAACGCCACGGCGGCGGTGTTCTCGGGCGTGCGGCGCTCGCGCGTGGTGTTCCTGACCTACCTGATCTCGGCCACCGGCGTCGCCATCGCCGCGATCATCCTCGGCAGCCGGGTGATGGGCTCGCAGAACAACGTGGGCCAAGGCTACGAGCTGCAGGTGCTGGCGGGCGTGATCCTCGGCGGAACGTCGCTGCTGGGCGGCTCGGGCACGATCTGGAAGACGGTGATCGGCGTGCTGATCCTCGGCTTCATCCAGAACGGCCTGCTGCTGATGGGCTTCGAATATTACGTGCAGTGGCTGGTGACGTGGGTGGTGATCATCCTCGCGGTCTGGCTCGACATCGCGGCCAAGCGTGGCCGGCTGCTTTCCCCGATCGCCTGA
- a CDS encoding ABC transporter permease, translating into MADTVIKSPVRWLAANPIWGFIVLIFVFFSFANPYFFAVQNFQNILVQTSTIGLIALGMTLVMINGNIDLSVGAVVALAASLCVDIQGWDMFSAWGNWALLPAVVAALVAGTALGALNGFIVWKTGVDAFIVTLGAMLGVRGLVFVYTKEQSFFAMNFSFSDFGSSNLGPLPTLAVLFLVCTVVVHLLLARTVHGRNTYAVGGNRAAAVNAGIRVGPHMLINFMIVGFFAALAGVTLSSQMGAATPNLGTNYELWVITSVVLGGTKLNGGAGNIIGTLGGVLAIGILRNGMNLMQVPAFYVLVILGTILIAVLLLDKQLNRKGKEELRV; encoded by the coding sequence ATGGCGGATACCGTTATCAAATCGCCCGTGCGTTGGCTCGCAGCCAACCCGATATGGGGCTTCATCGTTCTGATATTCGTGTTCTTCAGCTTCGCGAACCCGTATTTCTTCGCGGTGCAGAACTTCCAGAACATCCTCGTGCAGACCTCGACCATCGGCCTGATCGCGCTCGGCATGACGCTGGTGATGATCAACGGCAATATCGACCTGAGCGTCGGTGCGGTCGTCGCCCTCGCGGCAAGCCTCTGCGTCGACATTCAGGGCTGGGATATGTTCTCGGCCTGGGGCAACTGGGCGCTCCTGCCCGCCGTAGTCGCGGCGCTGGTAGCGGGCACCGCCCTTGGCGCGCTCAACGGGTTCATCGTCTGGAAAACGGGGGTCGATGCCTTCATCGTGACGCTGGGCGCGATGCTTGGCGTGCGCGGGCTCGTCTTCGTCTACACCAAGGAACAGTCCTTCTTCGCGATGAACTTCTCCTTCTCGGATTTCGGGTCGAGCAATCTCGGACCGTTGCCGACGCTGGCGGTGTTATTCCTCGTCTGCACGGTAGTGGTGCATCTGCTACTTGCGCGCACCGTGCATGGCCGTAACACCTACGCGGTGGGGGGCAACCGGGCAGCAGCGGTGAATGCGGGGATCCGCGTGGGGCCGCACATGCTGATCAACTTCATGATCGTCGGCTTCTTCGCGGCGCTCGCAGGGGTCACGCTGTCCTCGCAGATGGGCGCGGCGACGCCGAACCTCGGCACGAATTACGAACTGTGGGTCATCACCTCGGTCGTGCTTGGCGGCACCAAGCTGAACGGCGGTGCGGGCAATATCATCGGCACGCTGGGCGGCGTGCTCGCCATCGGCATCCTGCGCAACGGGATGAACCTGATGCAGGTGCCCGCTTTCTACGTGCTGGTGATCCTCGGGACGATCCTGATCGCCGTGCTGCTGCTCGACAAGCAGCTCAACCGCAAGGGCAAAGAGGAGCTTCGGGTATGA
- a CDS encoding sugar ABC transporter ATP-binding protein: protein MSDAAETKTPALQLKGIVKTFPGVRALDDVTFDVRAGEVHALLGENGAGKSTLMKVLAGMYQPDEGTIEIEGKPVTMRTPLEAKRRGVVLIHQELSLAEEMTVAENIYLGELPRRSLGRVDWKTLFAKSEEILKRLNCGFGPKDRVGALSIANQQMVEIARALTVDAKVVIFDEPTASLTDAEKVVLFEIINDLKARGVGIVYISHRMDEIFTLADRISVLRDGGYRGTLVAGDTTEDEVIQLMIGRSLDLSRRQHAEVKTGDVALKVEGLSCGKLFQDVSFELREGEVLGFYGLVGAGRTEIAETLFGLRRPTAGTIEIDGKETSIHSPADAIAKGISLVPESRKEQGLVLGMNCRDNITLPQVGDLTSGPFVSDGAEIAIFDQYRDTLKIKTPSWRQAVGNLSGGNQQKIVIGKWLAMHPRILIVDEPTRGIDVGSKSEIHDLIRELARSGYAVIVISSEMPEVLHVSDRILAMYHGRVMRRFTAEEVTEDSLVAAISGIEQEQVA, encoded by the coding sequence ATGAGCGACGCTGCTGAAACCAAGACCCCCGCGCTGCAACTCAAGGGGATCGTCAAGACCTTTCCCGGTGTGCGCGCACTGGACGACGTGACATTCGACGTCCGCGCAGGCGAGGTCCACGCGCTGCTGGGCGAAAACGGTGCGGGCAAATCCACCCTGATGAAGGTGCTCGCCGGGATGTATCAACCCGACGAGGGCACGATCGAGATCGAGGGCAAACCGGTCACGATGCGTACGCCCCTCGAGGCAAAACGGCGCGGCGTGGTGCTGATCCACCAGGAGCTGTCGCTGGCCGAGGAGATGACGGTCGCCGAGAACATCTACCTTGGCGAGCTGCCGCGCCGGAGCCTTGGCCGGGTCGACTGGAAGACGCTCTTCGCCAAGTCGGAGGAAATCCTCAAACGCCTCAATTGCGGCTTCGGCCCGAAGGACCGGGTGGGCGCACTCTCCATCGCCAACCAGCAGATGGTAGAGATCGCCCGCGCGCTGACGGTAGATGCGAAGGTCGTGATCTTCGACGAACCGACCGCCTCGCTGACCGATGCCGAGAAGGTGGTGCTGTTCGAGATCATCAACGACCTGAAGGCGCGCGGCGTCGGCATCGTCTACATTTCGCACCGAATGGACGAGATCTTCACGCTGGCCGACCGGATCTCGGTGCTGCGCGATGGCGGCTATCGCGGGACGCTGGTCGCCGGCGACACCACCGAGGACGAGGTGATCCAGCTGATGATCGGGCGCTCGCTCGACCTGTCGCGCCGCCAGCATGCCGAGGTGAAGACCGGTGACGTCGCCCTGAAGGTGGAGGGGCTGAGCTGCGGCAAGCTGTTCCAGGATGTCAGCTTCGAGCTGCGCGAGGGCGAGGTGCTGGGCTTCTACGGTCTTGTGGGCGCGGGGCGCACCGAGATCGCCGAGACGCTGTTCGGCCTGCGCCGTCCCACCGCCGGCACGATCGAGATCGACGGCAAGGAGACCTCGATCCACTCGCCCGCCGACGCGATCGCGAAAGGCATCTCGCTGGTGCCCGAAAGCCGCAAGGAACAGGGGCTGGTGCTTGGCATGAACTGCCGCGACAACATCACCCTGCCACAGGTGGGCGATCTGACCTCGGGGCCGTTCGTGTCGGACGGGGCCGAGATCGCGATCTTCGACCAGTATCGCGATACGCTGAAGATCAAGACTCCCAGCTGGCGGCAGGCGGTCGGCAATCTCTCGGGCGGCAACCAGCAGAAGATCGTGATCGGCAAATGGCTCGCGATGCATCCGCGCATCCTGATCGTGGACGAGCCAACGCGCGGCATCGACGTGGGCTCGAAATCCGAGATCCACGACCTGATCCGCGAGCTTGCCCGCTCGGGCTACGCGGTGATCGTGATTTCTTCGGAGATGCCCGAAGTGCTTCATGTCTCGGACCGCATCCTCGCGATGTATCATGGCCGCGTGATGCGCCGCTTCACCGCCGAGGAAGTGACCGAGGACAGTCTCGTCGCAGCGATTTCCGGGATCGAGCAAGAACAGGTCGCGTGA
- a CDS encoding NAD(P)-dependent oxidoreductase: protein MRIGFAGLGRMGAPMARNLIAAGHEVTVWNRSPDRAETFAAETGAGVAATPRALAEGTELVVTMLSDDAASSAVHLGEDGLFAASGPLTLLEMGTMSPEHIADLAGEAPAGWQVIDAPVSGSTAAAEAASLMIMAGCTEDQAAPLRPALDAMGKTVICLGNVGDGAVMKLAVNMLIHSLNQTLAEALSLTDAAGIDTSTAFAAIEASAAAAPMLSYRKPLYLDEAAHPVSFTVALARKDMEVTQALAAQLGVALPQGEVVLERLRAAEAAGRGARDMASMVDFTRKDKS from the coding sequence ATGCGGATCGGGTTTGCGGGGCTCGGGCGGATGGGTGCGCCGATGGCGCGTAACCTGATCGCGGCCGGGCACGAGGTGACGGTCTGGAACCGCTCTCCGGACCGCGCTGAGACCTTCGCCGCCGAGACCGGAGCAGGGGTGGCCGCCACCCCGCGCGCCCTGGCGGAGGGGACGGAACTGGTGGTGACGATGCTCTCCGACGACGCGGCGTCCTCCGCCGTGCATCTGGGAGAGGACGGTCTCTTCGCCGCGTCCGGTCCGCTGACGCTGCTCGAGATGGGCACGATGAGCCCCGAACATATCGCTGATCTCGCGGGCGAGGCCCCCGCAGGCTGGCAGGTGATCGACGCGCCGGTCTCGGGCTCCACAGCCGCGGCCGAGGCGGCGAGCCTGATGATCATGGCGGGCTGCACCGAGGATCAGGCGGCGCCGCTGCGCCCTGCGCTCGACGCGATGGGCAAGACGGTGATCTGTCTGGGCAATGTGGGCGACGGCGCGGTGATGAAGCTCGCCGTGAACATGCTGATCCACAGCCTCAACCAGACCCTCGCCGAGGCGCTGAGCCTCACCGACGCGGCAGGCATCGACACAAGCACGGCCTTTGCCGCGATCGAGGCTTCGGCCGCCGCCGCGCCGATGCTGAGCTACCGCAAGCCGCTTTATCTGGACGAGGCGGCCCACCCGGTCAGTTTCACAGTGGCGCTGGCGCGCAAGGATATGGAGGTCACGCAGGCACTGGCCGCGCAGCTTGGCGTCGCGCTGCCGCAGGGCGAGGTGGTGCTGGAGCGGCTGCGCGCCGCCGAAGCTGCGGGCCGAGGGGCGCGCGACATGGCTTCGATGGTCGATTTCACGCGAAAGGATAAATCATGA